A single window of Toxoplasma gondii ME49 chromosome Ib, whole genome shotgun sequence DNA harbors:
- a CDS encoding hypothetical protein (encoded by transcript TGME49_209590~Predicted trans-membrane domain (TMHMM2.0):91-114:150-169:198-221) — translation MMCSSTPRQPYGLASFFPYDHEECLPTESPGAPTVYMPSPISGNVLPPRSLPESRDATIEKPSPQAFLPLSTDPKTPPPKSAAEPRVQRLSHLVCICGLAAGSLTIATGVVRILKASPSLQWPTENLLDDLNDELWRRKLFLLNPGDICDLWAPIIFGTVSFLTHFRLFDMKAITCNFSHYSSWNLAQALYANYGYCGVLGLAAGVLSTCTSFLSLVSAILHVDGQASLGLEIGLRSGARPPRIPNSQRSLTAIQVEP, via the exons ATGATGTGTAGCTCTACTCCACGACAGCCGTACGGTCTCGCTTCATTTTTCCCGTACGACCATGAAGAGTGCCTTCCGACGGAGTCCCCTGGTGCGCCAACGGTTTACATGCCGTCGCCGATATCAGGAAACGTGTTGCCTCCGAGGTCTCTCCCAGAGTCCCGCGACGCGACCATTGAGAAGCCATCTCCACAGGCCTTCTTGCCACTGTCGACTGACCCGAAAACGCCGCCGCCGAAAAGTGCAGCTGAGCCCCGCGtccagcgtctctctcacctTGTGTGCATCTGTGGACTCGCTGCGGGTTCACTAACGATTGCCACCGGAGTTGTCCGAATTCTCAAAGCCTCACCATCGCTGCAGTGGCCAACGGAGAACTTGCTCGACGACCTGAACGACGAGTTATGGCGTCGAAAGCTGTTTCTTCTTAATCCGGGAGACATTTGTGATTTGTGGGCACCTATCATTTTTGGCACTGTATCTTTCCTCACACATTTTCGCCTATTTGATATGAAGGCAATAACATGTAATTTCAGCCATTACTCTTCTTGGAACTTGGCTCAAGCTCTATACGCAAACTATGGATACTGCGGCGTGCTAGGACTGGCTGCAGGGGTTCTGTCTACTTGCACCAGTTTTCTGAGCTTAGTCTCGGCGATACTCCACGTGGATGGGCAG gcaAGCTTGGGGCTTGAAATCGGCTTGCGGTCAGGGGCAAGGCCCCCCAGAATACCGAACTCACAGCGCAGCCTTACGGCTATTCAAGTAGAGCCATAG
- the OWP2 gene encoding oocyst wall protein OWP2 (encoded by transcript TGME49_209610~Product name based on PMID:20708619.~Signal peptide predicted by SignalP 2.0 HMM (probability 0.845) with cleavage site probability 0.470 at residue 20): MPTICSKIICALSVLLATTAHVPGMPALASTDATIMKKAPGTYPAPPPDPTRARCKCPFGFEKMDKSCVKKEAAGQPEAICQSGVLEDGKCRTRAAEAFRCPDGFETICDANSTAKSKCCRRTESQEINFKCAEGTTETIDGDCKRLKQFPPSHECPLGYRYDERYCVRTEPGHVVPACGVESQLTAHNSCLSIAPGEIVYECPVGFHCASNAKNSDFCKSCKRRELEPVSCECDAGTVESDGLCYQAEEYHECFDKIKKNVVPTEVVDKDEDEKLDKKKDKKCETTRSKCSCRAGFNLVCKGKECHCVKEESAAVVRRCLGFDDGSGNCVRHLETAPVYQCGEGQECEIVGKKECKCVYKIRKDSTINCGDGVLIGSDCFSVEHIPKTRHCQDGFDVACRRSECQCERNVFTRRVLTCDAEAAKKSEGCASLSEPEFICKEGQLINGNCVRLSYTVELCEA; the protein is encoded by the exons ATGCCGACTATCTGTTCAAAGATCATTTGTGCGTTGTCTGTTTTGCTTGCAACAACAGCCCACGTTCCGGGAATGCCTGCTTTGGCATCGACCGATGCCACTATCATGAAGAAGGCTCCGGGTACCTATCCAGCACCTCCACCAGATCCAACAAGAGCCAGGTGCAAGTGCCCGTTCGGCTTTGAGAAAATGGACAAATCATGtgtgaagaaggaggctGCAGGACAGCCAGAG GCTATCTGCCAATCTGGTGTTCTGGAGGACGGAAAATGCAGAACCCGGGCTGCTGAAGCCTTTCGCTGTCCTGACGGCTTTGAGACTATCTGTGACGCAAACTCTACAGCGAAGTCGAAGTGCTGCCGCCGAACAGAGTCACAAGAAATCAATTTTAAATGTGCCGAAGGAACAACGGAGACTATTGACGGTGACTGCAAGCGCTTGAAGCAGTTTCCGCCAAGTCATGAGTGTCCCTTGGGCTATCGGTACGATGAAAGGTACTGCGTCAGGACAGAGCCCGGACACGTTGTGCCTGCATGTGGCGTGGAGAGTCAGTTAACGGCGCACAACTCTTGCCTCTCGATTGCCCCTGGCGAGATCGTGTATGAGTGCCCTGTAGGGTTTCATTGTGCCTCGAATGCGAAGAACTCCGACTTTTGCAAAAGCtgcaagaggagagagttgGAGCCTGTCAGTTGTGAGTGTGACGCCGGCACCGTAGAAAGTGATGGCCTCTGCTACCAGGCCGAAGAGTACCATGAGTGTTTTGACAAGATAAAGAAAAATGTGGTACCTACCGAGGTCGTCGACAAGGACGAAGATGAGAAATTagacaagaaaaaggacaAGAAGTGTGAAACAACAAGGTCGAAATGCTCATGCCGCGCTGGCTTCAATCTCGTGTGCAAGGGAAAGGAGTGTCACTGTGTGAAGGAAGAATCGGCTGCAGTTGTAAGGCGTTGCCTCGGGTTTGACGATGGTTCCGGCAACTGTGTGCGCCACTTGGAGACGGCTCCCGTTTACCAATGCGGCGAAGGACAGGAATGCGAAATCGTGGGGAAAAAAGAGTGCAAATGTGTCTACAAGATCCGAAAAGACTCTACGATAAATTGCGGCGACGGCGTCCTGATAGGGAGCGACTGCTTTTCGGTGGAGCACATTCCGAAAACACGACATTGTCAGGATGGCTTCGATGTTGCCTGTCGCAGATCGGAATGTCAATGCGAACGAAATGTTTTCACACGCAGAGTGCTGACGTGTGATGCTGAGGCGGCCAAAAAATCTGAAGGCTGTGCAAGTTTATCAGAGCCGGAATTCATCTGCAAAGAG GGTCAATTGATCAACGGAAATTGCGTTAGACTGTCATACACAGTTGAGTTGTGCGAAGCGTGA
- a CDS encoding hypothetical protein (encoded by transcript TGME49_209630), whose amino-acid sequence MSYGWLTESSLLPKKAVKIGGVSDSSLYTLSSQIFSLQQEQQQKPLEFLSGLRSQRVVCPPGSQEREGECVERAARQAETEASEHSKLRGPEGGLESEGGQEVGRARRRRRGSHDSGSEEESGCVRGNAYPGSVRRWGRPSKKPLHWQARLMEAKNPRVEERAAADAQFVAAHAKTLEASRRKLEEKAKLYDDVISGRKDASEAPACARQLIDFEDKLCRAPPISLRTGSDSHSEPLSSEPQESLLFGAASARFTYEGEERRMSGEEGEAVSYERQSATTGEKTSWHAGWRDGVPDEPMETSGHSGDEQQSWRQRGRDCETSTRNCLRPFGSLLNFQAGKMITKGGRRDVRMVDSVDKTWMQPYASAVASVSRREGTREKRLSFSGSGWLLDRNMHAQQHNSDGNTLSRQLVVIDLPQPRTHLHSTITSRRRRWELFVEFFVDGTIFGQRVGLCSS is encoded by the exons ATGTCTTACGGGTGGTTGACCGAGAGTTCCCTCCTGCCCAAGAAGGCAGTGAAGATCGGGGGCGTCTCGGATTCGTCGCTGTACACGCTGTCGAGCCAGATTTTTAGTTTGCAacaggagcagcagcagaagcctctcgagtttctttccGGCTTGAGGAGCCAACGAGTCGTCTGTCCGCCGGGATCccaagagagggagggagaatGCGTAGAGCGCGCTGCACGCCaagccgagacagaagccTCCGAGCATAGCAAGCTGCGAGGACCAGAAGGAGGTTTGGAGTCGGAGGGTGGCCAAGAGGTGGGGAgagcgcggagaagaagaagggggtCGCACGACTctggcagcgaagaagagtccGGATGTGTGCGAGGGAACGCCTACCCCGGCTCCGTCAGACGTTGGGGAAGACCCTCGAAAAAA CCCCTCCACTGGCAGGCGCGTCTGatggaggcgaagaaccCGAGAGTCGAAGAAAGGGCCGCAGCAGATGCACAGTTTGTCGCGGCCCATGCCAAGACATTGGAAGCATCGCGGCGGAAGCtcgaggaaaaggcgaaactCTACGACGATGTCA TCTCAGGACGCAAGGACGCTTCCGAGGCTCCTGCGTGCGCCCGTCAGTTGATCGACTTTGAGGACAAACTCTGTCGCGCTCCCCCGATTTCACTGCGCACTGGCTCAGACTCTCACTCGGAACCATTAAGTTCAGAGCCTCAGGAAAGTTTACTGTTTGGGGCTGCTTCAGCTAGATTCACGtacgagggagaagagcgaaggatgtctggagaggagggagaagcggtGTCTTACGAACGGCAAAGCGCGACGACCGGTGAAAAAACATCATGGCACGCGGGGTGGAGGGATGGAGTGCCAGATGAGCCAATGGAGACGAGTGGCCACTCAGGAGACGAACAGCAAAGCTGGAGGCAACGCGGCAGAGACTGTGAGACTTCCACTCGAAACTGCCTTCGCCCGTTCGGTAGCTTGTTAAATTTTCAGGCTGGGAAGATGATAACAAAAGGAGGTCGTCGTGATGTTCGAATGGTCGACAGCGTAGACAAAACGTGGATGCAGCCGTATGCATCAGCTGTTGCATCAGTCTCACGTCGTGAagggacgcgagagaagcggctgtctttctctgggTCAGGGTGGTTGCTGGATAGGAACATGCACGCTCAACAACACAACTCAGATGGAAATACACTGTCGAGGCAGCTGGTAGTCATAGACCTCCCGCAACCCCGGACACACTTGCATTCCACCATCACGAGTAGGCGTCGACGTTGGGAGCTTTTTGTGGAATTCTTCGTAGATGGAACGATATTTGGACAGCGTGTTGGGTTGTGTAGTAGCTGA
- a CDS encoding eukaryotic aspartyl protease superfamily protein (encoded by transcript TGME49_209620~Signal peptide predicted by SignalP 2.0 HMM (probability 0.987) with cleavage site probability 0.367 at residue 21), with protein sequence MMRLSTVLSVTLFPLLWAVLTYESSWSVASPTAPGELAEAKLLPLIKRHDVPHTRVLLVSLQNHRNTQYFGKISVGNPPQSFNVVFDTGSHHFWIPSNECQASSCRAHSRFDGSRSSSFRHHSNNGWNECVTVTFGTGRVVYRKALEAIRIGDAAIPSQAVGLVVDQTDEPFVDLPFDGIVGLGEYFVVYTGMCLSRSSCLAGSYERSGQKDLLDNLKTERVIADKIFAVYLSRRRVMGGVISFGGFDPRFVQQGKNIQWFATLPQEGWAIPLIDFKVDGVRLHLCFDSAESRCVAVLDTGTSSIGGPKADIHQVLTALGAAPSCERRVDMRHLTVILEQGTPGQEIEFELTPADYLVENLKPSDDYTSCPAAFMPLELKQHPVRIFVSRLNI encoded by the exons ATGATGCGGCTCTCCACAGTTTTATCAGTtactttgtttcctcttctttggGCGGTATTGACTTACGAATCATCTTGGTCTGTAGCTTCTCCCACAGCGCCGGGCGAACTCGCAG AAGCCAAACTCCTCCCTCTTATTAAGCGGCACGACGTACCACACACCCGCGTACTTCTGGTGTCTTTGCAAAATCACCGGAACACGCA GTATTTCGGAAAAATCTCAGTCGGCAACCCGCCTCAATCGTTCAACGTTGTGTTTGATACGG GCAGTCACCACTTTTGGATCCCTTCAAACGAGTGCCAGGCTTCTTCATGCAGAGCTCATTCTCGCTTTGATGGCAGTCGCTCGTCAAGCTTTCGCCACCACAGCAACAATGGGTGGAACGAATGTGTCACCGTCACCTTCGGAACCGGGCGCGTCGTTTACCGGAAGGCGCTAGAGGCAATCAGAATCGGAGATGCTGC GATCCCCAGCCAAGCAGTTGGTCTTGTGGTTGATCAGACAGACGAGCCGTTTGTAGATTTAC CGTTTGATGGGATCGTTGGGCTCGGTGAGTACTTTGTCGTGTACACTGGCATGTGCTTGTCACGTAGTTCCTGCTTAGCCGGATCGTACGAACGCAGCGGACAAAAGGATTTGCTCGATAATCTCAAAACCGAGCGCGTTATAGCAGACAAGATCTTCGCCGTTTACTTGTCCAGACGCCGCGTTATGGGTGGTGTAATTAGTTTTGGAGGATTTGATCCAAG ATTTGTTCAGCAAGGGAAAAACATCCAGTGGTTTGCCACGCTTCCTCAAGAAGGCTGGGCAATTCCGCTCATCGATTTTAAGGTCGATGGCGTCAGACTCCACCTTTGTTTCGATTCCGCCGAGAGCAGATGCGTAGCTGTTTTAGATACTGGAACCTCTAGCATTGGCGGCCCCAAGGCCGACATCCATCAGGTGCTCACCGCGCTCGGGGCAGCCCCAAGCTGCGAACGAAGAGTCGACATGAGGCATTTGACGGTTATACTCGAGCAAGGAACACCTGGGCAGGAGATCGAGTTCGAACTGACGCCCGCCGACTATCTAGTCGAAAACCTAAAACCATCAGATGACTACACTTCATGCCCCGCGGCGTTCATGCCTCTAGAGTTGAAGCAACATCCTGTCCGCATCTTCGTAAGCAGATTAAACATTTGA
- a CDS encoding hypothetical protein (encoded by transcript TGME49_209640), whose product MTREKSGGDCFSPFQSFSSPASGPPVFSRKGTSPANCVVEKTRKPFSSLSPLYADSSYSSTSPLCTSPPEATSSSTSAPVSSLSSASIVCSFSPRSSLSSSSHGPASPHPSSSSSSSSSSRFCVFSDTLRRLKEISESAAAVGQSAAALVERLYALALERDALEEAEEHSVESPKSKNETVEEETEAHAPKEEDVPLSSAEHLVVSRLEPMLLSLQSVLNREKELACRGQEVVEELEAALRLHLQSDASFLDTCRTETTQRTQGEDHAHETPRDTGSPPSPLTRHASSSFSLASYSSSASPASSASSAASESVSASPVPVFDAQEGAKVESEKARVQSDRARREKEAVCSFLVLCHRLAASLEEAVQFRQSVKEELRHFASAETFRAAKIAFAAEPFVWEQRDILLKARDCLDAWTLFRARREDEPTEARGA is encoded by the coding sequence ATGACACGAGAGAAATCTGGCGGTGACTGTTTTTCGCCTTTCCagtctttttcgtctcctgccaGCGGAcctcctgttttctctcggaaGGGCACCTCTCCTGCCAACTGCGTCGTCGAGAAGACACGAAAGCcattctcctcgctttctcctctctacGCTGACTCTTCATACTCCTCTACTTCACCTCTCTGTACCTCTCCGCCTGAAGCGACTTCCTCTTCTACATCTGCCCcagtctcgtctctttcttctgcctctaTTGTTTGCTCTTTTTCCCcgcgttcttcgctctcttcctcttcccacggtcctgcttctcctcacccttcgtcctcctcttcttcctcatcgtcctcgcgtttctgtgttttcagTGACACTCTGCGTCGGCTGAAAGAGATCAGCGAGTCTGCAGCGGCGGTAGGGCAGTCGGCGGCTGCTCTGGTGGAGAGACTTTACGCGTTGGCTCTGGAGCGAGACGCGCTggaggaagctgaagagcATTCAGTCGAAAGTCCGAAAAGCAAGAACGAAACAGTGGAGGAGGAGACCGAAGCACATGCGCCAAAGGAGGAGGACGTCCCCCTCTCGTCTGCAGAGCACCTCGTGGTGAGTCGCCTGGAGCCGATGTTGCTCTCCCTCCAGTCCGTGTTGAACCGGGAGAAGGaacttgcatgcagaggccaAGAAGTCGTCGAGGAACTTGAGGCTGCTCTCCGGCTTCACCTCCAGAGCGACGCTTCGTTCTTGGATACCTGcaggacggagacgacgcaAAGAACCCAAGGCGAAGATCACGCACATGAAACACCGAGAGATACTGgctctcctccgtcgcctctcACACGGcatgcttcttcctccttctctcttgcttcgtactcgtcttccgcgtctcccgcgtcttccgcgtcttccgcGGCTTCGGAGTCCGTGTCTGCTTCGCCGGTGCCTGTCTTCGACGCGCAGGAGGGAGCGAAGGTCGAGAGTGAGAAGGCGCGCGTGCAGTCGGACcgagcgcggagagagaaggaagccgtCTGCTCTTTCCTTGTCCTCTGCCACAGActtgctgcctctctcgagGAAGCTGTCCAGTTTAGACAGAGTGTCAAGGAGGAACTGAGGCACTTCGCATCTGCAGAAACGTTCCGAGCTGCCAAAATTGCTTTCGCGGCCGAGCCGTTCGTATGGGAGCAGCGGGACATTCTCCTCAAAGCGCGCGACTGTCTAGACGCCTGGACGCTCTTCCGCGCCAGACGCGAGGACGAACCAACGGAAGCTCGGGGCGCTTAA
- a CDS encoding hypothetical protein (encoded by transcript TGME49_209600) codes for MLSVDGVHFARRNCVVVVVTCPDTSVDFISGVPVSATGFASSVQPPQQVFSEFRDVSSDLRFAVATTMAKNTLETGDSLRLLSFDELFKSSEVKTIQKFQGFKRQNTLKGDTRAKNELLSVLRQQRVLVDDNAIHFIAEARSESKADARNSVFKLAQKYKVLPDTENVKKIKQLFGKVMEDDSGDEDWEPSFRRLPDCLKTKRALKFMEDDVSHDILLGEIGTIEDESSNLGGDVVTLETVKEEPEEVMGRVIDTQAGELGLSLGGAEGTSHAKEAQESSDDEDEDDAHFDGEDLKVLNDMQKEFIGNNLTAWLKDIRKAYETGVKLVKVNALGYKFIRIVTLKEMVLSIRQPHTHSKVKVERQAVITEIVAVKLGRDSKEFRALDQLVDEGKEAADTNPPATLCAVVDLPQNRSLSLVFLEEDQRNGFVFYLRVLLKKAKAAAQQLQQSA; via the exons ATGCTCAGTGTGGACGGCGTGCACTTtgcaagaagaaactgtGTAGTTGTTGTGGTAACCTGCCCGGATACCAGTGTAGACTTTATCTCAGGTGTCCCGGTATCCGCCACtggcttcgcttcttctgtacAGCCGCCGCAACAGGTATTTTCTGAGTTTCGTGACGTATCATCTGACCTCCGGTTTGCAGTGGCTACAACAATGGCGAAGAACACGCTGGAAACAGGCGATAGCTTGCGGCTGCTGAGTTTCGACGAGTTATTTAAGTCGTCGGAGGTTAAGACCATTCAAAAATTCCAAGGTTTTAAACGACAGAACACTCtgaaaggagacacgcgagCTAAGAACGAGTTGCTCAGCGTTCTCCGGCAGCAGCGGGTACTGGTGGATGACAATGCTATTCACTTCATAGCAGAGGCTCGAAGCGAAAGCaaggcagacgcgagaaactcCGTGTTCAAACTGGCGCAGAAGTACAAAGTTTTGCCAGATACGGAGAACGTAAAAAAAATCAAGCAGTTATTTGGGAAGGTGATGGAGGATGActcaggagacgaagactgGGAGCCGTCGTTTCGTCGGCTGCCTGATTGCCTAAAGACGAAAAGGGCGCTCAAATTTATGGAAGATGATGTTTCGCATGATATTCTGCTTGGGGAAATTGGCACAATAGAGGATGAGTCTTCGAACCTGGGCGGTGACGTCGTTACATTGGAGACCGTGAAAGAAGAACCCGAAGAAGTAATGGGCCGCGTCATTGACACACAAGCAGGAGAACTCGGATTGTCTCTAGGTGGTGCAGAAGGTACATCGCACGCGAAGGAAGCGCAAGAATCATCTGACGACGAGGATGAGGATGACGCCCATTTTGATGGCGAGGATCTGAAAG TACTGAACGACATGCAGAAGGAGTTCATCGGGAATAATCTTACAGCGTGGTTGAAGGACATCAGGAAAGCGTACGAAACGGGTGTCAAGTTGGTGAAGGTCAACGCATTAGGATACAAGTTCATCCGCATTGTTACATTGAAAGAGATG GTCCTGTCGATCAGACAGCCTCACACGCACTCGAAGGTGAAAGTAGAGCGCCAAGCGGTGATCACTGAAATTGTGGCTGTGAAGCTCGGGCGCGACTCAAAGGAATTTCGCGCGCTCGATCAGCTTGTGGacgaaggcaaagaagcCGCGGATACTAA CCCGCCCGCAACCCTCTGCGCAGTCGTCGATCTCCCGCAAAATAGATCGCTGTCCCTGGTGTTTCT cgaagaagaccaGAGAAACGGGTTTGTTTTTTATCTTCGTGTTCTGCTAAAGAAAGCAAAGGCAGCGGCTCAACAACTCCAGCAGAGTGCATGA